The window CTATCGTGCCTACAGCTCCACCCAGGAACACAATCATTATCGGTTCAATCAAACTTATCATAGCCTCAACGGCAGCATCAATCTCGTTGTCATAATTATCGGCAACTTTCGATAGCATTTTATCCAGTTCTCCGGATTGTTCTCCTATTTCGATCATATTTACGACCATGGCATCACATACCTTCGATTCACGCAATGCTTTTGCAATGTTTTCACCTTCACGGACGCTGTCATGGATATGCTCGATAGCCTTCGTCATTGCCATATTTCCGGAAACTTCCTTTACGTTTTTTAAAGACTCCAAAATGGGTACACCACTGGAGGTTAACGTAGAGAGGGTCCTTACAAATTTTGAAACAACAGACTTATTAATGAGGTTTCCAAAGACCGGTAACCTGAATTTCAACCGATCAATTACAAGCCTGCATCTCTTGATCTTTCCAATCAGTTTATATACAATAAAAATGGCAACAGGAACTCCAAAGATTGAATACCAGTGATGTACCATGAAGCTGCTCAGATTTACCAGGCCCAGTGTGAGGATTGGCAGGGAGATCTCCATTTCGTCAAACATCTTTGCAAACTGGGGAATTATGAACATCAATATTCCGGATAATATTGCTAACGCAATAACAACCACGGCAACAGGATATGTCATAGAACCTATGATTTTCTGTTTCAATCTCTGCATTTTCTCCCTGTATGTGGCAAGCCTTGCCAGAATTACATCAAGTGCGCCTCCAATCTCTCCGGCATTAATAACATTTACATAGAGTTTATCAAATGCCTTCGGATGTTTTGACATAGACTTGGAGAGCGTATCACCCCCTTGAATATCCTCTATTATTTGATGCAGTATTTTTTTGAATAAACCCTTCTTTGTTTGCGCTTGGAGAATGGTCAAACTCTGCACTATTGTCACACCTGCATTGAGAAGGGTTGAAAGCTGCCTTGTGAAGGTATTTATCTGTTTCGTCTTCACCTTACCTATTGATATTTCAAAATCGAGGAAACCCTTTTTCTTTTTTCCCCCCCTGGACTTTGTTTTTCCGTTCTCCTTACCCTTGTGTGGACGTATACGTGTAGGATAACAATCTTTATTTCGAATTTTTTCGCTTGCGTCTTCAATTGACAGGGCTTCAATGAGATCCTTCACTATCTGCCCGTCTTTGTTTACTGCCTCAAATTTGAATGTTTGCATCTTTTTCACCTAACAATAAAATGTTATAAAAATTTTTTTGGAAGAATGAACTCAATTTACAACAGACATTACAATGATTAAAATACCCCCTATACACAGCATGTTTCCTTCACAATTTCTTCCACGGTCGTTAAACCATTATATGCTGCGTTGAGGCCGGCATCCCTCAGGGTATTCATCCCGTTTTCTTTAGCCTTTTCTCTTAATACCTCCGTAGAGGATTGTTGAATTATGTAGCTGCGGATTTCCTCATCTATGATCATTATTTCAAGAATCGACATTCTTCCTTTAAAGCCTGTTCCGTTACAGTTTTGACAACCACTCCCTTTAAAAAATTGCTTATCCTGCAACTCACGTTCTGAGATTTTGAGATCTTCGAGAACATTCCGGTCTGGCTGGTATTCTTCCTTACACTCTGTGCATATCTTCCTCACTAATCTCTGGCTGATAACGGCAAGAAGGGATGCGGTAATAAGATAGGGTTTGACATCCATGTCTATTAACCTCGTTATGGTAGAAGGAGCATCATTTGTGTGTAATGTGCTGAATACAAGATGCCCTGTCAGTGATGCCTGTATCGCTATTTCCAAAGTTTCCAGGTCCCTTATCTCTCCGATCAGTATAATGTCCGGGTCTTGTCTTAAAATTGCCCGAAGGCTGTTCGCAAATGTTACCCCTATCTCATGATTAACCTGTATCTGCATAATCCCCTCGACATCATATTCAACAGGATCCTCAGTCGTAATGATCTTTACTCCGGGTTCATTTATATAATTAAGCGCTGAATATAATGTAGTTGTCTTACCTGATCCCGTAGGCCCCGTGATCAAGACAATGCCATTCGGACTCTTCATCAGTTTCTGAATCGTGCTGATATCATCAGGCATTATACCCAGTTGCGTTAAGTCTAGAGAAGTTGACTGTTTATCGAGCACCCTCATGACAATACTTTCTCCGTATTTCGTAGGCAATGTGGAAACGCGTATATCAACAGAGTTCCCTCTGATATTAATCATAATGCGTCCATCCTGTGGTAATCTTCTCTCCGCTATGTCCATTTCGGCAAGAACCTTAATCCTTGACACAATACCGTTTGTAAAACTGGCAGGCACGGGAATCTTTTCAACTAATTGGCCGTCAATTCTATACCGTACTCTAAAATTGTTTTCAAAGGTTTCCAAATGAATATCACTTGCATGGTCAATTACCGCTTGCAAAAGTATCATGTTAACAAAAGTCTTCACAGGCGCATCATTGGCCAGCTCTTTAAGTTGTTCGATGTCTATTGTTTCTCTGTTATCAGTAATTTTGACATGAGAATCATTATATTTAAAATCACCGAGCAATTCCTCAACGGATTCAAAATTTCCAGGATAATACTTTTCCAAGGCATCTGCTACTTCATCTTTAGGAGCAACAACTGGCTTAATCTCTTTTTGTAACAAAAACCGGAGAATATCTATCTGCTCAATATTAAGTGCATATTCCTGAGCTATGGTGAGGAAAGAATCATCATAGGCTATCGGGATCACCCGGTATAGTTTGGCAATAGCCGGTGAGATTTTCTCCAATACATCAGGTTTCAGATCTATATCTTCAAGGCTGACAACCTCCATATCCAGAAACTCACCTAACGCCTCTGTAATCAAAACATCTGTTGTATAATCAAGGTCGACTAATACATTTCCCAACCCCTTACCGTTTATTTTCTGAATCTCAAGAGCTTCCTCTATCTGGTCTTGATTTACAACTCCCTTTTCTACCAATATTTTCCCAAATAGTTTTCTTTGTGCTTTCGTTGAACTCATTTTCTTGTTTTCCTAATTGACAGCCACCCTCATCACTTCTTCCAGAGATGTTGTTTTATTTCGTACCAATCTCAACCCATCTTCCTTCAACGTAGTCATGCCATTTTCACGTGCAATCTTCCTTAATTCATCAATGCTCGCTTTGCCGTGAATTGCCTTTCTTAAATCCGGAGTTATACACATAAGCTCCAGGATAAGAGCTCTGCCACTGTAACCTGTTTGACCGCAACTGTCACAACCTGATCCGTAACAGATTTCATTACTTCCAAAACTATCTATGTTCAAACCCATTACCGTCAATATGTCTTCTGTAATTCTGTATGACACCTTACATTTAGGACAGAGCACTCTCACCAGCCGTTGAGCGGCTATTGCCTGAAGAGATGATGCTATTAAAAATGGTTTAATTCCCATGTCTGTGAGTCTCGTTATCGCTGAAGGTGCATCATTTGTATGTAGTGTACTTAAGACGAAATGTCCTGTTAATGCTGATGTAACTGCAATTTCTGCAGTTTCAACATCCCGCATTTCTCCTATGACTATAGTGTTAGGATCCTGGCGGAGAATAGAACGAAGCACACGCGGAAACGTTAAACCTATCCTGCTATTTACTTCACACTGGTTAACCCCCGCAAGGGTATATTCAATCGGGTCCTCTACGGTAATTATTTTTTTGTGTACATCATTCATCTCATTAAGGGCTGCATACAG is drawn from Candidatus Scalindua sp. and contains these coding sequences:
- a CDS encoding GspE/PulE family protein, whose protein sequence is MSSTKAQRKLFGKILVEKGVVNQDQIEEALEIQKINGKGLGNVLVDLDYTTDVLITEALGEFLDMEVVSLEDIDLKPDVLEKISPAIAKLYRVIPIAYDDSFLTIAQEYALNIEQIDILRFLLQKEIKPVVAPKDEVADALEKYYPGNFESVEELLGDFKYNDSHVKITDNRETIDIEQLKELANDAPVKTFVNMILLQAVIDHASDIHLETFENNFRVRYRIDGQLVEKIPVPASFTNGIVSRIKVLAEMDIAERRLPQDGRIMINIRGNSVDIRVSTLPTKYGESIVMRVLDKQSTSLDLTQLGIMPDDISTIQKLMKSPNGIVLITGPTGSGKTTTLYSALNYINEPGVKIITTEDPVEYDVEGIMQIQVNHEIGVTFANSLRAILRQDPDIILIGEIRDLETLEIAIQASLTGHLVFSTLHTNDAPSTITRLIDMDVKPYLITASLLAVISQRLVRKICTECKEEYQPDRNVLEDLKISERELQDKQFFKGSGCQNCNGTGFKGRMSILEIMIIDEEIRSYIIQQSSTEVLREKAKENGMNTLRDAGLNAAYNGLTTVEEIVKETCCV
- a CDS encoding type II secretion system F family protein, whose translation is MQTFKFEAVNKDGQIVKDLIEALSIEDASEKIRNKDCYPTRIRPHKGKENGKTKSRGGKKKKGFLDFEISIGKVKTKQINTFTRQLSTLLNAGVTIVQSLTILQAQTKKGLFKKILHQIIEDIQGGDTLSKSMSKHPKAFDKLYVNVINAGEIGGALDVILARLATYREKMQRLKQKIIGSMTYPVAVVVIALAILSGILMFIIPQFAKMFDEMEISLPILTLGLVNLSSFMVHHWYSIFGVPVAIFIVYKLIGKIKRCRLVIDRLKFRLPVFGNLINKSVVSKFVRTLSTLTSSGVPILESLKNVKEVSGNMAMTKAIEHIHDSVREGENIAKALRESKVCDAMVVNMIEIGEQSGELDKMLSKVADNYDNEIDAAVEAMISLIEPIMIVFLGGAVGTIVIALFMPLIKLMDAF